From one Variovorax sp. PBL-H6 genomic stretch:
- a CDS encoding ABC transporter ATP-binding protein produces MSAPLVVAQDLAKVFDVSPPWLNRMLERKPRLLLHAVDGVSFSIERGKTLALVGESGCGKSTVARLLVGLYEPTRGGMHFDGQDAHATFKSAEGRKLRRRIQMIFQDPYAIFNPRWLVQDIVGEPLREHEILKEGPALKGRVGELLQSVGLSPLDMTKYPHQFSGGQRQRISIARALATQPEFLVCDEPTSALDVSVQAQVLNIMKDLQRELGLTYLFISHNLAVVRHVADQVGVMYLGRLVEVADKVTLFNAPQHPYTRMLLEAIPKMKHAGEARTPVQGEVPNPLDPPTGCTFHPRCPHANARCKAERPPLQMLRGVQVACHAVEEGRI; encoded by the coding sequence ATGAGTGCGCCACTCGTGGTCGCCCAGGACCTCGCCAAGGTCTTCGACGTCTCCCCGCCGTGGCTCAACCGTATGCTCGAGCGCAAGCCGCGTTTGCTGCTGCACGCAGTCGACGGCGTGAGCTTTTCCATCGAGCGCGGCAAGACCCTGGCCCTGGTCGGCGAATCCGGTTGCGGCAAGAGCACCGTCGCGCGCCTGCTCGTTGGCCTCTACGAGCCCACCCGCGGCGGCATGCACTTCGACGGGCAGGACGCCCATGCCACGTTCAAGAGCGCCGAAGGCCGCAAGCTGCGCCGGCGCATCCAGATGATCTTTCAGGACCCGTACGCCATTTTCAACCCGCGGTGGCTGGTGCAGGACATCGTCGGCGAGCCGCTGCGCGAGCACGAGATCCTGAAGGAGGGGCCTGCATTGAAGGGGCGCGTCGGCGAGCTGCTGCAGTCGGTCGGGCTGAGCCCGCTCGACATGACGAAGTACCCACACCAGTTCTCCGGCGGCCAGCGCCAGCGCATCTCCATTGCGCGGGCCCTCGCCACACAGCCCGAGTTCCTGGTGTGCGACGAGCCGACTTCGGCCCTGGACGTCAGCGTGCAGGCGCAGGTGCTCAACATCATGAAGGACCTGCAGCGCGAACTCGGCCTGACCTATCTGTTCATTTCCCACAACCTCGCCGTTGTGCGCCATGTCGCCGACCAGGTTGGGGTGATGTATCTTGGCCGGCTGGTCGAGGTGGCCGACAAGGTGACGCTTTTCAATGCGCCGCAGCATCCCTACACCCGGATGCTTCTCGAAGCCATCCCGAAAATGAAGCATGCGGGCGAGGCGCGCACGCCCGTGCAGGGCGAGGTTCCCAACCCGCTCGACCCGCCCACCGGCTGCACCTTCCACCCGCGCTGCCCGCATGCCAACGCCCGCTGCAAGGCCGAGCGCCCGCCGCTGCAGATGCTGCGCGGCGTGCAGGTGGCCTGCCATGCCGTGGAGGAAGGACGGATCTGA
- a CDS encoding porin: protein MKKSLVALAALAVAGVASAQSSVTLFGVVDAAVSGYSNKSDLAVPSLTTPFLPGSVKVSRSELRNSGYNSSRLGFRGTEDLGGGLAASFWLEAPISNDNGQEGIATFARRSTVSLSGGFGEVRLGRDYTPTFWNDTVFDPFGTNGVGTNLISTANSSFGAWNGGGTTSVPGFTNVTGSNYVRASNTVGYFLPPNLGGFYGQVMYGFNERDKYDPGNATPGTLTTGLNTQRTGRYVGGRFGYANGPLDVAASYGNSTVGDAFYAGTTTAVKTFNLGASYDFGVVKLFGEYSKAKNEVDVESAFLFAPTDIDLKGWLLGATVPVGPGLIRVAYSAVKYDFNLTPTPFFTTDDPKANKFAIGYVHNLSKRTALYATVARVRNKNGAALSLGGPTFLTSFGGASYAPKTSTGYDFGIRHAF from the coding sequence ATGAAAAAATCTCTAGTTGCCTTGGCTGCTCTGGCTGTTGCCGGCGTTGCCTCGGCGCAGTCGTCCGTGACGCTGTTCGGCGTGGTTGACGCCGCTGTCAGCGGCTACTCGAACAAGTCGGACCTCGCCGTCCCGTCGCTGACCACCCCGTTCCTGCCGGGCAGCGTCAAGGTTAGCCGCAGTGAGCTGCGCAACTCAGGCTACAACTCCAGCCGTCTGGGCTTCCGTGGCACGGAAGATCTCGGTGGTGGCCTGGCTGCCAGCTTCTGGCTCGAAGCCCCCATCAGCAACGATAACGGCCAGGAAGGCATCGCTACCTTTGCTCGTCGCTCGACCGTGAGCCTGTCGGGCGGTTTCGGTGAAGTTCGTCTGGGCCGTGACTACACCCCGACGTTCTGGAATGACACCGTGTTCGATCCGTTCGGCACCAATGGCGTCGGCACCAACCTGATCAGCACCGCGAACAGCTCGTTCGGCGCGTGGAATGGCGGCGGGACGACCAGCGTCCCCGGCTTCACCAACGTGACCGGCAGCAACTACGTTCGTGCCAGCAACACCGTCGGCTACTTCCTGCCCCCGAACCTCGGTGGCTTCTATGGCCAGGTGATGTACGGCTTCAACGAGCGTGACAAGTACGATCCGGGTAACGCGACCCCGGGCACGCTCACCACTGGCTTGAACACCCAGCGCACTGGTCGTTACGTCGGTGGCCGCTTCGGCTACGCCAACGGCCCGCTGGACGTTGCTGCCTCCTATGGCAACAGCACGGTCGGCGATGCCTTCTACGCAGGTACCACGACCGCGGTCAAGACCTTCAATCTCGGCGCTTCCTACGACTTCGGCGTCGTGAAGCTCTTCGGTGAATACTCGAAGGCCAAGAACGAAGTTGACGTCGAAAGCGCCTTCCTCTTCGCCCCGACTGACATCGACCTGAAGGGTTGGCTGCTCGGCGCGACCGTGCCTGTCGGTCCCGGCCTGATCCGTGTGGCGTACTCTGCTGTCAAGTACGACTTCAACCTGACGCCTACCCCGTTCTTCACCACCGACGATCCGAAGGCCAACAAGTTTGCCATCGGCTACGTGCACAACCTGTCGAAGCGTACGGCCCTGTACGCCACGGTGGCTCGTGTTCGCAACAAGAATGGCGCTGCCCTGAGCTTGGGCGGCCCGACCTTCCTGACCAGTTTCGGCGGCGCTTCGTATGCTCCGAAGACTTCGACGGGTTACGACTTCGGTATCCGTCACGCTTTCTGA
- the coq7 gene encoding 2-polyprenyl-3-methyl-6-methoxy-1,4-benzoquinone monooxygenase has product MTPSFDALLGTADLALRTLFAKPHATRALPQPAGPGSELSQTERREAGALMRVNHVGEVCAQALYTAQAAVTRDPKLRAHFDEAAREETDHLAWTQQRLDELGARTSALNPLWYLGAFGLGLMAGRLGDPLSLGFVAETERQVEAHLDSHLDRLPAGDTASRAVVNQMKLDEARHAAQAWSAGAQELPAPAKALMRLASRVMTTVAHRI; this is encoded by the coding sequence ATGACTCCTTCCTTCGATGCTCTCCTCGGTACTGCGGATTTGGCCCTGCGTACCTTGTTTGCCAAACCCCATGCGACTCGCGCCTTGCCGCAGCCCGCCGGACCCGGCAGCGAGCTCAGCCAAACCGAGCGCCGCGAAGCCGGCGCATTGATGCGCGTGAATCACGTCGGAGAGGTGTGTGCCCAAGCCTTGTACACGGCGCAGGCTGCGGTCACGCGGGACCCGAAGTTACGTGCGCACTTCGACGAGGCTGCGCGAGAGGAAACGGATCATCTCGCCTGGACGCAGCAGCGGCTCGACGAACTGGGCGCGCGCACCTCGGCGCTGAATCCGCTCTGGTACCTGGGCGCTTTCGGACTCGGTCTCATGGCCGGGCGGCTCGGCGATCCCTTGAGCTTGGGATTCGTCGCAGAGACCGAGCGGCAGGTCGAGGCCCATCTGGACAGCCACCTCGACCGGCTACCTGCGGGCGATACAGCCTCGCGCGCGGTGGTCAACCAGATGAAGCTGGACGAGGCGCGTCATGCGGCACAGGCCTGGAGCGCCGGCGCGCAGGAATTACCGGCGCCAGCCAAGGCCCTCATGCGCCTCGCGTCCCGCGTGATGACCACCGTCGCCCACCGCATATGA
- the zwf gene encoding glucose-6-phosphate dehydrogenase, which produces MSFDLVLFGGTGDLTWRKLMPALFQAFRHGSLPEGGRIIGVARDELSDETYRELIQSRFEAVEGAKRPTPEEFKQFAALLHYQRMDLSRTEDYAKLAELLTQRDASTVVMYLATAPALFTQVVEQIAAAGLNGPKTRVVLEKPLGHDLASNRAINKAVCKVLAEHQVFRIDHYLGKPSVQNLFAMRFGNALFEPIWRREHIANIEITIAEDLGIEKRGAFYDQTGALRDMVQNHALQLVCAIAMEPPINAHADAIRDEKLKVLRALKPWTAEAIGLHAIRGQYTAGTAYGERVPGYREQQGVDPESRTETFVALRTEIANWRWAGVPLYIRTGKRLASRDAHITVNFKPTPHAIFRAPPNAFNKLVINLQPRDGLELHMLAQAQDGRQRNGNAHRHAGPQLAPVQLDLDFDKRFGSERVGAYERLLLDVIDGRLNLFVRSDEQEEAWRWVEPLIDSWASEGSPRPYAAGTWGPSASSAMIARDGFAWSEEQ; this is translated from the coding sequence ATGAGTTTTGACCTTGTCCTATTCGGCGGTACCGGCGACCTCACCTGGCGCAAGCTGATGCCGGCGCTGTTCCAGGCCTTTCGTCACGGCAGTCTGCCCGAAGGTGGCCGGATCATCGGGGTGGCGCGCGACGAGCTGTCCGACGAGACCTACCGCGAGCTCATCCAGTCGCGCTTCGAGGCCGTCGAAGGCGCGAAGCGGCCGACTCCCGAGGAGTTCAAGCAGTTCGCTGCCCTGCTCCACTACCAGCGCATGGACCTGTCCCGGACGGAGGACTACGCGAAGCTCGCGGAGCTGCTCACGCAACGGGACGCGAGCACGGTCGTGATGTACCTGGCCACCGCCCCTGCCCTCTTCACCCAGGTGGTAGAACAAATTGCCGCCGCCGGGCTCAACGGTCCAAAGACGCGCGTGGTGCTGGAGAAGCCGCTGGGGCACGACCTGGCCTCCAACCGCGCCATCAACAAGGCGGTATGCAAGGTGCTGGCGGAGCACCAGGTGTTTCGCATCGACCACTACCTGGGCAAGCCGTCGGTACAGAACCTGTTCGCGATGCGCTTCGGCAATGCGCTGTTCGAGCCCATCTGGCGCCGCGAGCACATCGCCAACATCGAGATCACCATTGCCGAGGACCTCGGCATCGAGAAGCGCGGAGCGTTCTACGACCAGACCGGTGCGCTGCGCGACATGGTGCAGAACCACGCACTGCAGCTGGTCTGCGCGATCGCAATGGAGCCTCCGATCAACGCGCATGCAGATGCCATCCGAGACGAGAAGCTCAAGGTGCTGCGCGCGCTCAAGCCATGGACGGCGGAAGCCATCGGACTGCACGCGATCCGTGGACAGTACACCGCCGGCACGGCCTATGGCGAACGCGTGCCGGGATACCGGGAGCAGCAGGGCGTGGACCCGGAGAGCCGTACCGAGACCTTTGTCGCGCTGCGCACCGAAATCGCCAACTGGCGCTGGGCCGGCGTGCCGCTCTACATCCGAACCGGCAAGCGGCTGGCCTCGCGCGATGCGCACATTACGGTCAACTTCAAGCCGACGCCGCACGCCATCTTCCGGGCACCGCCCAATGCGTTCAACAAGCTGGTGATCAATCTGCAGCCCAGGGACGGCCTGGAACTGCACATGCTCGCCCAGGCGCAGGATGGCCGCCAGCGCAACGGCAACGCTCACCGCCACGCCGGGCCGCAGCTGGCGCCGGTTCAGCTGGACCTCGACTTCGACAAGCGCTTCGGCTCCGAGCGCGTGGGCGCCTACGAGCGCCTGCTGCTCGACGTGATCGACGGCCGGCTCAACCTCTTCGTGCGCAGCGACGAGCAGGAGGAAGCCTGGCGCTGGGTCGAGCCGCTGATCGACAGCTGGGCCTCGGAAGGATCACCGCGGCCCTATGCAGCGGGAACATGGGGCCCCAGCGCATCGAGCGCGATGATCGCGCGCGATGGGTTCGCCTGGAGCGAAGAGCAGTAA
- a CDS encoding ABC transporter permease: MKKTLARWLDSDVGYSFRTSPVAMLAAAIAFVCIFCSVFAGWVSPHNPFDLAALELGDARLPPAWNADGTTKYLLGTDDQGRDILSALIYGARISLVVGLVSVVLSVAVGVLLGLLAGFWGGWLDAFLMRVCDVMLSFPPILVALLIAGVGRALFPNAHDTVAFGVLIISISLTGWVQYARTVRGSTMVERNKEYVQAARVTGVAPIRIMRRHVLPNVLGPVLVLATIQVATAIITEATLSFLGVGVPPTSPSLGTLIRVGNDYLFSGEWWITVFPGLMLVLIALSVNLLGDWLRDALNPRLR, encoded by the coding sequence ATGAAAAAGACACTGGCCCGCTGGCTCGACAGCGACGTCGGCTACAGCTTCCGCACCTCGCCCGTTGCAATGCTCGCAGCGGCGATTGCCTTCGTCTGCATCTTCTGTTCGGTCTTCGCGGGATGGGTGTCGCCGCACAATCCCTTCGACCTTGCCGCACTGGAGTTAGGCGATGCGCGCCTGCCCCCAGCCTGGAATGCCGACGGCACGACCAAGTACCTGCTGGGTACCGACGACCAGGGCCGCGACATACTTTCGGCCCTGATCTACGGTGCACGCATCTCGCTGGTCGTCGGCTTGGTCTCGGTGGTGCTGTCCGTCGCGGTCGGCGTGCTGCTGGGGCTGCTGGCCGGCTTCTGGGGCGGATGGCTCGATGCCTTCCTGATGCGCGTGTGCGACGTGATGTTGTCCTTCCCGCCCATCCTGGTTGCACTGCTGATCGCCGGCGTCGGGCGCGCTTTGTTCCCGAATGCGCACGACACGGTGGCCTTTGGCGTGCTGATCATCTCGATCTCGCTCACCGGCTGGGTGCAGTACGCGCGCACGGTGCGCGGCTCGACCATGGTCGAGCGCAACAAGGAGTACGTGCAGGCGGCGCGCGTGACAGGCGTCGCGCCGATTCGCATCATGCGCCGGCACGTGCTGCCGAACGTGCTGGGCCCGGTGCTGGTGCTGGCCACCATCCAGGTGGCCACGGCAATCATCACGGAGGCGACACTGTCGTTTTTGGGTGTCGGTGTGCCGCCTACGTCGCCCTCCCTGGGCACCCTGATCCGGGTCGGCAACGACTACCTGTTCTCGGGCGAGTGGTGGATCACCGTATTTCCAGGCCTGATGCTGGTCCTGATCGCGCTGAGCGTGAACCTTCTCGGCGACTGGTTGCGCGACGCGCTCAACCCGCGACTGCGCTGA
- a CDS encoding ABC transporter permease, which produces MIAFVLRRLIQAVIVMVAVAFIAFLLFQYVGDPVVFLLGQDARPEQIRELRAALGLDKPFFVQFWHFLVNASQGEFGLSLRLGSKVSRLIGERFPATLELALVAAFLALAIGVPMGVYTALRRGTFMSQLFMMISLLGVSLPTFLIGILLILVFAVLLGWFPSFGRGETVQLGWWSTGLLSADGWMHIVLPAVTLAIFQLTLILRLVRAEMLEVLRTDYIKFARARGLSDRAIHFGHALKNTLVPVMTITGLQLGGLIAFAIITESVFQWPGMGLLFIQAVTFADIPVMAAYLCLIALIFVVINLVVDLLYFVVDPRLRIGRAGGH; this is translated from the coding sequence ATGATTGCTTTCGTACTGCGTCGCCTGATACAGGCCGTGATCGTCATGGTCGCGGTCGCTTTCATCGCCTTCCTCTTATTCCAGTACGTGGGCGATCCCGTGGTGTTCCTGCTCGGTCAGGATGCGAGGCCCGAGCAGATCCGCGAGCTGCGCGCCGCACTCGGCCTGGACAAGCCCTTCTTCGTCCAGTTCTGGCATTTCCTGGTCAACGCGTCGCAAGGCGAGTTCGGGCTCAGCCTGCGGCTGGGCAGCAAAGTGTCGCGACTGATCGGCGAACGATTCCCAGCAACACTGGAGCTCGCGCTGGTTGCCGCCTTCCTGGCTCTGGCGATCGGCGTCCCGATGGGTGTCTACACGGCGTTGCGGCGGGGCACCTTCATGAGCCAGCTGTTCATGATGATCTCGCTGCTGGGCGTTTCGCTTCCCACCTTCTTGATCGGCATCCTGCTGATCCTGGTCTTCGCCGTGCTGCTCGGCTGGTTTCCCAGCTTCGGGCGAGGTGAGACGGTGCAGTTGGGTTGGTGGAGCACCGGCCTTCTAAGCGCTGACGGCTGGATGCACATCGTGCTACCGGCGGTGACGCTCGCGATCTTCCAGCTCACGTTGATCCTGCGGCTGGTGCGCGCCGAGATGCTGGAGGTCCTGCGCACCGACTACATCAAGTTCGCGCGAGCTCGCGGCCTCTCGGACCGCGCCATTCATTTCGGGCACGCGCTCAAAAACACGCTGGTGCCGGTCATGACCATCACTGGCCTGCAGTTGGGCGGACTGATCGCCTTCGCCATCATCACTGAGTCGGTGTTCCAGTGGCCCGGCATGGGCCTGCTCTTCATCCAAGCCGTCACCTTCGCAGATATTCCAGTCATGGCTGCCTACCTGTGCCTGATCGCACTGATCTTCGTCGTCATCAACCTGGTCGTGGACCTGCTGTACTTCGTGGTTGACCCGCGATTGCGCATCGGCAGGGCAGGAGGGCATTGA
- a CDS encoding M20 aminoacylase family protein — translation MNALCYQASGRAFAHIARFHPEITAFRRDLHVHPELGFEELYTSGRVQESLRACGVDEIHPGIGKTGVVGVIRGRSTASGRMIGLRADMDALPMCEDNDFGWRSANKGLMHGCGHDGHTAMLVGAARYLAETRDFDGTAVLIFQPGEEGFAGARAMIEDGLFDRFPVSAVYAMHNWPGLPAGTVGINRGAMMAAADRITIEIEGKGGHGAHAYLTVDPVLVSAHIITAVQTIVSRNVRPIDAAVISICAVQAGDLGAMSVVPGKATLVGTVRTFSVRVQAQIEQRLVELCSAVAAGFGATAQVKFERIYPATINTAPEAMFAGDVAQSLVGAHNVERNMEPSMGAEDFSFMLQKKAGAYLRIGQDARGGAFLHNSRYDFNDEILPLGAALHAGLIEQGMPLNAADPPATTGVATSAVS, via the coding sequence ATGAACGCCCTTTGCTATCAAGCCTCAGGACGGGCCTTTGCGCACATCGCCCGCTTCCATCCGGAGATCACTGCCTTCCGACGCGACCTGCATGTGCATCCCGAGCTCGGCTTCGAGGAACTCTACACCTCCGGTCGCGTGCAGGAGTCGCTGAGGGCGTGCGGTGTCGACGAGATCCATCCCGGCATCGGCAAGACGGGCGTCGTCGGTGTGATCCGCGGGCGTTCCACCGCCAGCGGCCGCATGATCGGCCTGCGCGCCGACATGGACGCGCTGCCGATGTGCGAGGACAACGACTTCGGCTGGCGCTCCGCGAACAAGGGCCTGATGCACGGCTGCGGCCACGACGGCCATACCGCCATGCTGGTCGGCGCCGCGCGCTACCTGGCCGAAACCCGCGACTTCGACGGGACGGCCGTCCTGATCTTCCAGCCAGGGGAGGAGGGCTTCGCCGGCGCACGCGCAATGATCGAGGACGGCTTGTTCGACCGTTTCCCCGTCAGCGCGGTCTACGCGATGCACAACTGGCCCGGCCTGCCTGCCGGCACGGTAGGAATCAACCGCGGCGCCATGATGGCGGCAGCCGACCGCATCACCATCGAGATCGAGGGCAAGGGTGGCCACGGCGCCCATGCCTACCTCACCGTCGACCCTGTGCTGGTCTCGGCCCATATCATTACCGCGGTGCAGACCATCGTCTCGCGCAATGTGCGGCCCATCGATGCGGCCGTGATCAGCATCTGCGCTGTGCAGGCGGGCGACCTTGGCGCGATGAGCGTGGTGCCCGGCAAGGCGACCCTGGTGGGCACGGTGCGCACCTTCAGCGTGCGCGTGCAGGCACAGATCGAGCAGCGGCTGGTGGAGCTGTGCTCCGCGGTCGCGGCCGGTTTCGGGGCCACCGCGCAGGTGAAGTTCGAGCGCATCTACCCCGCCACCATCAACACCGCGCCCGAGGCAATGTTCGCCGGCGATGTCGCGCAATCCCTGGTAGGTGCGCACAACGTCGAGCGCAACATGGAGCCAAGCATGGGAGCGGAGGACTTCTCCTTTATGCTGCAGAAGAAGGCCGGCGCCTATTTGCGCATTGGCCAGGATGCACGGGGCGGCGCATTCCTGCACAACAGCCGCTACGACTTCAACGATGAAATCCTGCCGCTCGGCGCCGCCTTGCATGCCGGCCTGATCGAGCAGGGCATGCCCCTGAACGCCGCAGACCCGCCCGCCACCACAGGCGTGGCCACGTCAGCGGTGTCTTGA
- a CDS encoding ABC transporter ATP-binding protein, translating into MSLLQVRNLIVEFPHRRGTLRALDDISFEIEPGEILGVVGESGAGKSLTGAAIIGLLEPPGRVAAGQIVLEGQRIDNLGHEAMRHIRGRKIGAIFQDPLTSLNPLYTIGRQLTETIRTHLPVSEEEARRRAIGLLQDTGIPGAAQRIDHYPHQFSGGMRQRVVIALALAAEPKLIVADEPTTALDVSIQAQIIGLLKRICKERGAAVMLITHDMGVIAETCDRVAVMYAGRIAEIGPVQEVIHQPAHPYTSGLMAAIPDMTMDRERLNQIDGAMPRLNAIPRGCAYNPRCPRVFDRCLVERPDLLNAGATRAACWLHDSHSMSTIDGIER; encoded by the coding sequence ATGAGTCTTCTGCAAGTCCGCAACCTTATCGTTGAATTCCCGCATCGCCGCGGCACGCTGCGCGCGCTGGACGACATCAGCTTCGAGATCGAGCCGGGCGAGATCCTCGGCGTGGTGGGCGAGTCGGGCGCGGGCAAGTCCCTGACGGGGGCGGCCATCATCGGCCTGCTGGAGCCGCCCGGGCGCGTGGCCGCGGGCCAGATCGTGCTGGAAGGCCAACGCATCGACAACCTGGGCCACGAGGCCATGCGCCATATCCGCGGTCGCAAGATCGGCGCCATCTTCCAGGATCCGCTGACCTCGCTGAATCCGCTCTACACCATCGGGCGACAACTGACCGAAACCATTCGAACGCATCTGCCCGTGAGCGAGGAAGAGGCACGCCGGCGTGCGATCGGGCTCCTGCAAGACACCGGCATTCCCGGCGCCGCGCAGCGCATCGACCACTATCCGCACCAGTTCTCCGGTGGCATGCGCCAGCGCGTCGTGATCGCCCTTGCGCTGGCCGCCGAGCCCAAGCTGATCGTGGCGGACGAGCCGACCACCGCGCTGGACGTGTCGATCCAGGCGCAGATCATCGGGCTGCTCAAGCGCATCTGCAAGGAGCGTGGCGCGGCGGTCATGCTGATCACCCACGACATGGGCGTGATCGCCGAAACCTGCGACCGCGTGGCCGTGATGTACGCCGGCCGCATTGCCGAAATCGGCCCGGTGCAGGAGGTGATCCACCAGCCGGCGCATCCCTACACCTCGGGCCTGATGGCCGCCATCCCCGACATGACGATGGATCGCGAACGCCTCAACCAGATCGACGGCGCCATGCCGCGCCTGAACGCCATCCCGCGCGGCTGTGCCTACAACCCGCGCTGCCCGCGCGTCTTCGACCGCTGCCTGGTCGAGCGGCCGGATCTGCTCAACGCCGGCGCGACACGGGCCGCCTGCTGGCTGCACGACTCACACAGCATGTCCACCATCGACGGGATTGAGCGATGA
- a CDS encoding OsmC family protein — MECTVSWTGGAGTLSAMGFVAETGSGHVLTMDGAPDTAKPENGGRNLAARPMETVLAGTGGCTAYDVVLILKRGRHQVERVSVKLSSERAEKDPKVFTKIHMHFTVAGKSIPAAAVERAIALSHDTYCSASVMLAKTAEITTSFDLIET, encoded by the coding sequence ATGGAATGCACAGTGAGCTGGACCGGCGGCGCGGGAACGCTGTCGGCCATGGGTTTCGTCGCCGAGACCGGCAGCGGCCATGTCCTGACGATGGACGGCGCGCCGGATACTGCGAAGCCGGAGAACGGCGGCCGGAACCTGGCCGCCCGGCCGATGGAAACGGTGCTGGCCGGCACCGGCGGGTGCACCGCATACGACGTGGTGCTGATCCTGAAGCGAGGGCGGCATCAGGTCGAGCGCGTCAGCGTCAAGCTGAGCAGCGAGCGAGCAGAGAAAGATCCGAAGGTCTTCACCAAGATCCACATGCACTTCACTGTGGCTGGCAAGAGTATTCCAGCTGCGGCCGTCGAGCGTGCGATTGCGCTCAGCCACGACACTTACTGCTCTGCAAGCGTCATGTTGGCCAAGACGGCCGAGATCACGACCAGCTTCGATCTCATCGAGACATGA
- a CDS encoding ABC transporter substrate-binding protein, whose product MNLRNKLAAMAVISALGTLCLPVGAQTIRVANQGDALSLDPHSLNESLQLSVDLNAYDALTDRNKDLSLAPSLATSWRQTSPTVWRFELRKNVKFHDGTPFTADDVLFSIARAAGDGSDVKAKVNDIKEVRKVNDHAIDIETKGPFPILPDVLSDLAIMSKKWCEENKAEKPVDRRKGIENTASFKANGTGPFRVRERQPNVRTVFVRNPTYWGKIDGNVQEVIFTPIANSATRVAALMSGEIDVMEPVPVQDIARINASPNAQVVVGPELRTIFLGMDQKRDELLYSSVKGKNPFKDKRVRQAFYQAIDINGIQRTVMRGASRPTALMVGPGINGWTEAQDKRLPQDVDGAKKLLADAGYPNGFEVTMNCPNDRYVNDGQICQAVAANLARIGVKINLAAETKGTYFPKILRRDTSFYLLGWTPTTYDAHNALDALMRCPDDKTGDGQFNLGSYCNPKLDELIGKIKSSTDKNERMAMIKEAFAIHADDIGHLPLHQQSLAWGVSKQVALTQRADNFMPFKWMSIQAPAKP is encoded by the coding sequence ATGAACCTGAGAAACAAGCTGGCCGCGATGGCCGTCATTTCCGCGCTGGGCACACTCTGCCTGCCGGTGGGGGCGCAGACGATCCGTGTGGCGAATCAGGGGGATGCACTCTCTCTCGATCCGCACTCGCTCAACGAGTCGCTGCAGCTCTCGGTCGACCTCAATGCGTACGATGCGCTGACCGACCGCAACAAGGATCTGAGTCTCGCGCCCTCGCTGGCCACCTCCTGGCGGCAGACGTCGCCGACCGTGTGGCGCTTCGAACTGCGCAAGAACGTCAAGTTCCACGACGGCACGCCTTTCACCGCCGACGACGTCCTCTTCAGCATCGCGCGTGCGGCCGGCGACGGCTCGGACGTGAAGGCCAAGGTGAACGACATCAAGGAAGTTCGCAAGGTCAACGACCACGCGATCGACATCGAGACCAAAGGGCCGTTCCCGATCCTCCCGGACGTCCTGTCGGACCTTGCGATCATGAGCAAGAAGTGGTGCGAGGAAAACAAGGCAGAGAAGCCCGTCGACCGCCGCAAGGGCATCGAGAACACCGCCTCCTTCAAGGCCAATGGCACCGGGCCTTTCCGCGTGCGCGAGCGCCAGCCCAATGTGCGTACGGTGTTCGTGCGCAACCCCACCTACTGGGGCAAGATCGACGGCAACGTGCAAGAGGTGATCTTCACCCCTATTGCCAATTCGGCAACGCGCGTCGCGGCCCTGATGTCGGGCGAGATCGACGTGATGGAGCCCGTGCCGGTGCAGGACATCGCGCGCATCAATGCCAGCCCGAACGCGCAGGTCGTGGTCGGCCCCGAGCTCCGCACCATCTTCCTGGGCATGGACCAGAAGCGCGACGAGCTGCTGTATTCGAGTGTCAAGGGCAAGAACCCGTTCAAGGACAAGCGCGTGCGCCAAGCCTTCTACCAGGCCATCGACATCAACGGAATCCAGCGCACCGTGATGCGCGGCGCCTCTCGACCCACGGCGCTGATGGTCGGCCCCGGCATCAATGGCTGGACCGAGGCGCAGGACAAGCGCCTGCCGCAAGACGTCGATGGCGCCAAGAAGTTGCTGGCGGATGCGGGCTACCCGAACGGTTTCGAGGTGACGATGAATTGCCCCAACGACCGCTATGTCAACGATGGTCAGATCTGCCAAGCGGTAGCCGCGAACCTCGCGCGGATCGGGGTGAAGATCAATCTCGCGGCCGAGACCAAGGGCACGTATTTCCCCAAGATCCTGCGTCGCGACACCAGCTTCTATCTGCTCGGCTGGACGCCGACCACCTATGACGCGCACAACGCACTCGACGCGTTGATGCGCTGCCCCGACGACAAGACGGGCGACGGCCAGTTCAACCTCGGCTCGTATTGCAACCCCAAGCTCGACGAGCTGATCGGAAAGATCAAGTCGAGCACCGACAAGAACGAGCGCATGGCGATGATCAAGGAAGCCTTCGCGATCCACGCCGACGATATCGGGCACCTGCCGTTGCATCAGCAGTCGCTGGCATGGGGCGTGAGCAAGCAGGTCGCATTGACGCAGCGGGCTGACAACTTCATGCCTTTCAAGTGGATGAGCATCCAGGCGCCCGCCAAGCCCTGA